The uncultured Desulfatiglans sp. DNA window CTGCCGGGAAGCGCGGAGGAATGTCAGGCCGTCATTAAAGTGTGTAATAGGTACCATATTCGCTTCAAGCCCTTTTCTTCCGGATTTGAAATCATTTCTCTCGCCCTCGAAAACGAAAAGAGCATCCTGTTGGATCTCAAAAGGATGGATCGGATCATCGAGATAGACGTCAAAAACATGCACGCGGTAGTGGAACCCTACGTCAATATATACAGGCTGCAAAGAGAAGCCATAAATTATGGTTTGACGGTTGGATCTATCGGGGCAGGACCTAGCGCCGGGGTGATAGCCGGCTCCTGCTGCCACTTCGGTGCGGGGACCACGATGGTCAGCACGGGAGGCCTTGGCCGTAATGTCCTTGGCGTGGAATGGATCCTGCCGACCGGAGAGATCTTTCTGACCGGTTCGGCGGAGACAGGTGCCGGCTGGTTTTCCGCCGATGGACCTGGGCCGAGTATGAGAGGGATTTTGCGGGGTCGCTCGGGTGCGAACGGCGGACATGGAATCATTTCGAAGGTGAGCGTGAAGCTTTACCCGTGGCACGGAAGTCCAGACCTGAAATTTGAGGCGGCGCCGGGGCTGCCGCCTTCGGCAAAGTGTTTGACGCAGGTCCCGGAAATGTACAAAACGTTCGTCATCCTGTTTCAAAGCCAGGATCAGATGTTCGAAGCGTTGAGCAGAATCGGGAGGGCGGAACTTGCCTCGGCGCTCATGGGCGCCCTCATGTTCCCGTATGGTGAAGGAAATGACGAACAGTGGCTGGCGATACAGGAGATGCGTGAAGCCGGCATGAACTTCACTGAAGTAGCCAGTAAAGGAGTGGCTCTGGTCATTGGCGCCGAGACAAAGCGGGGGCTCGAATATCGTGAGAAATGTCTTCTGAAGATCGCCGAAGAAATGGGTGGCTATCCATTGCCCTTGCCCCCGTCCGAGCAGGCCCGGTTCTTTTCTGCAGCCACCTGGCACTTCGGTTTTGTTACTGCCGCATTCAGGCGCACGGGAGATTTCTTCGTGTCTCCCACCGGCGACGGCAGCCCCGACATGATGCTGAACCTGAGAAAGGAAGCAGAACGGCTGCTTCAACCCTATATGGACAAAGGATTGCTTCAGCAGCTCGGCACCGCCGAGATGTTCCTTATCCCGAGCGAGCACAGCTCTGTCGGTTTTCATGAGGAAAATGTTTCATTCTATGATCCCTGGGATGACGATTCGCTTCAGGCCCTCCGAGAGGTCGCCCAGGCCTCAGAGGATCCGAACGGTGATTTCAGACGCTTCGGGGTGCCCCATCTTGGGGGAGGTCTTCAGGTTGAATTCAAGAGTCATGTCCATCAGAACTGGGGGCCTATCTATGACCATTATGACGTTTGGCTCAGGAAGATCAGGGATATGCTCGACCCCAACGATGTCGGGGACTGGTCTGGCTATATCCCAGCGATTTTTCCATAGGCATTTCGCTGGCAACCGGGCATCGGAACGCGGGTAAACAGTAACTCCGATGCGCCAGTGAGCTTTTCATGAGGAAGAGGAGCGGCAGTTGGCTTCAGCGGTAATGTGCACGCACCGCTGGAGCCACTCTGCGAATGCACGCTGCAATCGAAAGATGGCGACCATCTGCACTTCCAGCCCCTGATAGAGAACATACGGATTTTTTGTGGACATTGTGATTCCGATCATTTCATCGGCTTGGAAGGAAATCCACGCGAATTCCGCGCCCCAAGATTCCGGAAATTTGAGAGCCGGATGAGCTCTGTACTATGCGGGAGGACATGCAACAGAATCTGAAAGGACATTGGAGATGAGAAAATCAGTCAATATCAATAGGGCTTTCCATCGATTCGAATCAGGGGATAAGCCCGCCGCCTGCTCAATATTCAAAGGAGCCTAGCCATGGGACAGGATCGGATTCTTGTTTTAATGGAGCATGAAAACGGCGGCTTGGCCCCCATTTCATTGAAGCTGCTGACGGTTGGAAAGGCGCTTGCGGAAGGCTGCAGCGGAGTCCTCTGCGGGTGTGTCATGGGGCGCGCGCCTGGTGACGTTTCGGAGGAAACAGCCCTTTACGTGGACGAGGTGTACACGCTCGATGACGCGAACCTCTCATCCTACCAGGCCGATCTTTATGCCTCGGCCTTGGAAACCCTGGTGAAGTCCGTCAAACCATCCGTCCTCCTGATGAACCACAGTTACGAAAATGTGGAACTTGGGCCGAAGGTTGCTCACAGGTTCAACAGCGAATTCGTCCCCGATTGTGCGGAAGTGGAGTGGGGGGAAGAGGGCAGGCTCCTTTGCACCAAGCCGGTTTACGGCGGCCGCGCCATCGCTGTTATCGGAGTTCACGGCGTGCCTGGCGTGGCCACCATGAGGTGTATGACACAAGAACCTCTTCCCCGCCAAGGCGCGGAGGGGAGAATCATCCTATTCGATGTTGCGCTGGATTCCTCCCTCGCCCGGTCAGAGACCCTCTCCGTGGTGGAGGGGGAGAGCGTCAACCTCGGGGGGGCCGAAGTCATCGTCTCGGGAGGCAGAGGCATTGGTAGCGTGGAAGGGATCGAGCAGTTGCAGAAACTGATCCATCTTCTGCACAAGCGCTTCGGGGCGGTGGAGCTTGGAGCGAGCCGTCCGCTCGTCGACAACGGCCTCCTCCCGCACGCTCGTCAGGTCGGCCAGACGGGGGAGCGGGTGAGTCCGCAGATCTACTTCGCGATCGGTATATCGGGTTCCACCCAGCATCTCTCGGGGATGATCGGGTCTCGAAAGATCGTGGCCATCAACCAGAGCGATGAGGCCCCCATCTTCGGGGTTTCGGATTATGGGGTTGTCGGCCGGTATGAAGAGGTGCTTCCCGGGTTTATGCGGAAGCTGGAGGAGATGGTATGAAAACGCTCACGATCATTGTCTGTCTCAAGACGGTCTCCGATCCGGAGGGCCCCGTCTCGGCTTTCGAGGTTCAGCCGGAGGAAAAGCGCGTCCTGGCGAAAGGGATCCCACCGGTCATCAACCCCTATGACGAGAATGCGCTGGAGCTCGCCCTCCGGCTCAAGGATCGTTGGGGAGGCAGAATCGTCGCGATCAATGCCTCCGGGAAAGCCGCTGCTGCGGTCCTGAAAAAGGCCCTGGCAGTGGGGGTGGATGACCTGATCCTGGTCGAGGACCCCGCCTTCGATGACTTGACGAGCGAAGCCGCCGCCAGGGTGCTTTGCGCGGCGGTTGAAAAGGTAGGGGAATACGATCTGATTCTCACGGGCAGGCAGAGCGCCGACTGGGACTCCGCGCAGACGGGCCTTCTGCTGGCGGAGATGCTTGCCATCCCGGCGATCAACCTTGTGAAGGGCGCCGAGATCCTGGAAGGCCGGGTCGAGGCGGAAAAGCTCAGACGCATAGGGTTCGAAACGGTGCGCGCCTCTCTGCCGGCCCTCCTCACGGTGAGCAGCGAAGCGGGTGAGCTCCGGATGCCTTCCATCAAGGCGGTGCTCGAAGCCCGCAAGAAGCCCCTGACAAAGTGGACCGTGCAGGATCTCGTTTTAGATGTCAGCGCCCTCAGGACAAGAAACATCGTGTCGCTCTCAGCGCCTCCTTCGACTGCCAGACAGTGCGCTTTTATCGAAGGAGGGTCGGGGGAGGAGAAGGGGGAGAATCTTGCGCTGAGGCTTAGGCAGGACGGGCTGATATAACGGACTGGGGTTGAACCATATCCCCAGTTCTTTGGGCGGGAGTTTGTGGATGGCTCAGCCAGTGTTTCTCTAAAGGAATGAGCCGGTGTCATTCCGGAAATGATTTCCCGGTGCTACCCCGTTTCCAATCGCCATCCATCTCTTGTAACCGGATTGCTTGTTTGAACTCTCGCTTCGAGTTTTTCACGATTTATAGAAAGGCGGTGCCAATGAAAAAAATCGCATTGAAAGTAAACGGACGACGTTACCAATTCATCGTCGATTCTGAACGTGTGCTTTTGGATCTTCTGCGGGAGGATTTGCACCTGATCGGAGCAAAGCAGGGTTGCGATCGGAAGGGGCAGTGCGGGGCGTGTACGGTTATCGTCGACGGCAAGGCAGTGCGCTCCTGCGTAAGCAAGGTGGCGGATCTGGATGGGGCGGAGGTCTGGACTGTGGAGGGTCTGGGTACGCCGGACAACCCCCATCTGATTCAGGAGGCCTTCGTCCTCGCGGGAGCGATCCAGTGCGGGTATTGCACCCCCGGGATGATCATGGCCACGAAGGCGCTGCTCGAGGGCAGTCCGGATCCGAATGAGGGGGAGATAAAGAAGGCCTTTGCACGGAATCTGTGCCGATGCACCGGCTATAAAAAGATCATCGAGGCCGTCAAGCTGGCGGGCAGGTTCATCCGCGGCGAGATCAGCCCGGATGAGGTCAGGCCCGATCCTCGAAGCGGGACGATCGGAGTCTCCCACCCCAGGCCCTCGGCGATGCTGAAGGCGTGCGGCCTGGCGGAATTCTCGGCGGACATCCAGATGCAGGGCGCCCTTGAAATCGCCGTTGTGCGGAGCAGCGAACATCATGCCCGGATTCAATCCATCGACACCTCGCAGGCCGAACAGATGCCCGGGGTGGTCGGTGTCATGACCGCCAAGCACATCAAGGGCAGCAACCGGATCAAGCTCATATTCGATGATCAGCCCGTCCTATGCTCGGACAAAGTCCGGTGCCTCGGGGATCCCATCGCAGTGGTGGTGGCAGAAAGCAAGGCCCAGGCGGAGGCCGCCGCTCAAGCGGTCAAGGTCGGCTATGATCCGTTGCCGGTGATGATGACGCCAGCTGAAGCCCTTGCCGACGGCGCCCTGCAAATCCACGACGAATACCCGAACCTCTGCTGGGCCCAGCCCCAGATCAAGGGGGATGCCCAGAAGGCCCTGGCCGAAGCGGCTGCGGTAGTGGAAGCCGATTTCTCCACCCAGATGAACCACCAGGCCCCTCTCGAACCCGAGGCCTGTGTAGCCTACCTCGAAGGGGAGGGGGAAGACGCTCTGCTCGTGGTGATCGGCCGAAGCATCATGATTCACAGCCACATGGCCATGCTGCAGGGCGCTCTGGGATGGGAGAACATACGCTACGAAGAGGCCTATTGCGGAGGGCAATTCGGCATCAAGGTCGCGATCACGTCCGAGGCCATCGCCGGAGCGGCCGCCCTTCATTTTAGAAGGCCTGTCCGCTACATACCGAGCCTTCACGAATCCATGCTCCTCACCTCCAAGCGCCACCCCTTCGACATGAAGGTGAAACTGGCCGCGGACAAGGATGGGAAACTCACCGCCTTCGTCAATGACTTCACGATCAACAACGGCGCCTATCAGATTTTGGGCATCGTGGTGGGACTGAGGGCCCTCCAGATGCTCTCCGGTTCCTACAACATCCCCAACGTCGAGGCGATGGCGAGGCTGGTCTACACCAATGACGCTGCAGGGGGCGCCGCCCGAGGGGCAGGGCCGCCGCAGGTCGCCTTCGCTCTGGAATCGGCCATGGATATGCTGGCCAAGAAGTTGGGGCTCGATCCGTTTGAATTCCGTCTCAAAAACATCCTTGTCCCGGGTCAGAGCGTTTCCACCGGGGCCATCGTGGAGGAGTGGCCTTTTCAGGGGCTATGGGAGGACCTCCGGCCCCATTACGAACGGGCCAGGAAGGAGGCTGCCGCCTTCAAGAACGGCCCCATCCGCCGCGGAGTGGGCCTGGCCTGCCACTCCTTCGGGATAGCGGAGCCGGGGGACGCCGCCATGGTGGCGGTGGAGCGGGACCCCGATGACGGCATCACCATCTACGCCGCAGCCGCCGACCCGGGTGAGGGGAATGATTCCATGCTCACTCAGATTGCAGCCCATCTGCTGAATCTGCCATTCGAAAAGGTGCGCCTGTGCACCCGGAGCACCGAGCACACGACCGAAACCGGTCCTGCGGCAGGCAGCAGGATCACCTACATGGTGGGGGGAGCGCTGCTCAACGCCATCGAACAGATGAAGGCCGCCATGGCAGAGGCGGGGGCTTCCGGGTACGAAGGGCTCCAAAAGGCGGGTAAACCGACCCGCTTTATCGGGAAAAAGAGTGTGGCCGAGGGCCCCCTCGATCCTCAAACCGGATTGGGCTCCACCTTCGAGTCCCAGGTCCACAATATCCAGATGGCGGAGTTGGAAGTGAATACCGATACCGGGGAGGTCAAGGTCATCAAGATGACCACCGCCGTGGACCCCGGGGTGGTAATCCACCCCAAGAACCTGGAAGGGCAGCTGGAGGGGGGCATGGACCAGGGTGTGGGCTTCGCACTGAGGGAGATTTACGTCCACGGCGAGACCAAGGACTGGGTCACCTTCAAATTTCCCACCATGAAGACCGCCTTTGACATGGAGGTGATCACCCCCAGAGAAACCCCCCGGAAAAATGGGCCCCTGGGGGCGACCGGGATCGGTGAGATGACCATGGTTTCGACGGCCCCTGCCGTCACCAATGCCATCGAGGACGCCTGCGGCGTCCGAATCTACGACCTGCCGGCCACACCGGAGAAGATCAAGGCCGCCTTGCTGAAAGGGAAATAGGGGCGATGGCGAAAGCCGAAGAACCTCGCCCGCTTTCGGGTCACCCCAACCGGAAAGTCCGCACGATTGCGGGGGCGCAGATCGTCTTTGACGGACAAGGCTTTCTGCGCAACCCAGAGGACTGGTCCGAGGAGGTGGCCCGATTGCTGGCGGCTGAAAGCGGCCTGAAGGAATTGGGAAAGATCCACTGGCAGGTGATTCGTTTTATGCGAGCCTACTACTTTCAACATGGCCGTGCCCCCATGAACCGGGATTTGAAGGCAGGGGTCAAGATGACGCTCATGGACCTCGAGGCGCTTTTTCCGGGCGGGATCCGCGGGGGAGCAAGGCGGGTGGCCGGTCTGCCGAATCCAAAAACCTGTGCGGGTTAGAGGTTATGAGGGAATCCATCATTTATCTGGACAACGCGGCCACGACTTTTCCCAAACCGCGCGCCGTCCTGGAACAGATGCTTGAAACCTATAGCCGGATGGGGGTCTCGCCCGGAAGGGGAAGTTACGACCTGGCTGTGGAGGCGGAAGCGCTGGTCCAGGAGACGAGGCGGAAGGTGGCCGCATTGTTCAGCGCCCCGGATCCGGACCACGTCATTTTCGCCCAAAACGCTACGGATGCCTTGAACCTCGCCCTGCAAGGGATCGTGAGGCCGGGCGATCATGTGCTGTCCACCCGCTTGGAACATAACTCCGTCCTGAGGCCCCTCTACCACCTTCGTCAACGGGGATGGATCGAATACGATCTAGTCCCCTTCGATGCGGAAGGGTTCGTGGACCCGGACGCCATTGCGTTGGGCATCAAGTCCAACACCCGTTTTGAACGGTCGTTTCGATAAGATCAGGCGATATTGACCTCCAGGCGTTTTCCCAATGCCTTGGCAACCCGCTCCAGTGTGGAAAGCTTGATATCTTCGGCATGGTTTTCGATCCGGGAGATCGCCGTCTTTTGGGTCTTGAGGCGGACGGCCAATTCCTCCTGGGTCAATCCCGCGGACTCCCTTGCCTGGCGTAGAATAACCCCGATCTTGAACTGCTCATAGCCTTCCTCGTAACCCTCTGCTGAGTTCCTCTATAGTGGAAAATAGTGGACAAAATGCCTAGATTTATATTATAGACCGTCTGCTAAGAGGTCCCCTAACAGACACTTAGGGATTAGGAGGTAAAGGAGGAGAACGAAGAGGAGGAGAACCATGGCACGCCCAATTGCGCCAACGCCGGTCCTGAGAGGGAGGGCAGCGCGAATTTTCGAAAAGAAACTAGAGGAGGGGCTTCAAAATCCGGCTCGTCTTTTGGCAACCCCGAAACTTGAGCAAGCAAGAGAACTTGTAAAAAAACATGCTGTCAAAGGAACGAAACAGATTTGAAAAAGACGGCTGGATTTTGCAGGCGGTGGAGGATTTTGACCTGCTTTCAGATTTCGACTGCGACGAAGAAGACTTAAACGACTTTTTTCAGAATGATTGCAGTCATCAGCAGAAAGAGCTGTTAAATGTCACTTTTGCATTAATTGAGGCCACTCAGGAATATTTTTTCCCGGTGGCCTTAATTAGTTTAAGCAACGATGCTATCAGAAAGGAAAAAATCCCGCTTTTCATAAAGTTCGGCGAGAAGAAAGATTACCCATCATATCCAGCGGTAAAGATCGCAAGATTCGGCGTCAGAAAAGATTTCCAGAGGAGCCACATTGGCAGACACGTCATGAACATGGTCAAAGAGATGTTCATAACCAACAACAGAACCGGTTGCAGATTCCTGACGCTTGATGCATACAATGAAGACGGGCCGCTGAGCTTTTACCAAAACAATGATTTTCAGTTTTTCAACGATAAAGACAAATGCAAGAAGAATCGGGCAATGTTTTTCGACCTGAAGCGACTTGTATTGTAGTAACCGGCATCTCTGCTATACACCTGCCCGCCGAGACCTTCCCGCCATGCCCTGCGACACCTGCAAGCACTGTGACCCCCCCTGAGCATCCTTCCAGATCCGAGACCATGGCCTTGTGCCGGCTGTGCCTTTATGTTGTGGCCCCGGATCTGAATGAAAAAGGGGCTGGCTTTTTGGCCTAACCCCTTGATTTTACAGTGGCGGAAGTGCATGGGAATCGAACCCACCTACCAGGGTTTTAGCCCGGTACACCGGATTTGAAGTCCGGGAGCCCCACCAGTGAGCTTTCCACTTCCAGAACGACGCGCACCCTGACTCAATTGTAGCGATGCACGTGGATTTGTCAACAGGACACGCCGAAATTCACGGCCTCTGCGGGGAAGCCGGCCGCATCGCGGTTCAATGCGTCACCGTAAAAGGATTTTCCCGGCCCAAACGTTCATCGACCACAACCGCATTTCTTGCGCTACAGGCGTTCCCACGGCCGCCCTCCGCTGAAACGGGGCGCCTGCACCAGCGCCGCGACATGGAAGAGTTCTCTCGCTGAAAGCCGGAGGACCCCATGCGGTTCCGGGCGGCTTCAGCGCGCCGACCGGTCGATGATGATCTTGAGGATGCGCCGTATCGGCTCGGCCGCCCCCCAGAGGAGCTGATCGCCGACCGTGAAGGCCGCCAGGAAGCGGGGCCCCAGGAGCATCTTGCGGATCCTGCCCACCGGGACCTTCAACGTGCCGCTGACGGCGGCAGGGGTCAGCTTGGCAAGGCTCGCGGGTTTTTCGTTCGGCACGACTTCGACCCAGGCGTTGGCCGCCGCGATCATCCCGCTGATTTCATCGAGGGGGATCTCGCGCTTCAGTTTGATGGTCAATCCCTGGCTGTGGCAGCGCATCGCGCCGACCCGCACGCAAAGCCCGTCGATCGGGATCGGGGGCGAGGCGCCGAGGATCTTGTTCGTTTCGACGTAGCCCTTCCACTCCTCCCGCGTCTGGCCCGATTCCATGGGGCTGTCGATCCAGGGAATAAGGCTCGCCGCCAGGGGCGCTCCGAAATTTTCGGTCGGGAAGGCCGCGTCGCGAAGCTTCTTCGTCACCGCTCGATCGAGATCGATGGCCGTAGCAGCCGTGTCCTTCAGGTAGGGGCGACCG harbors:
- a CDS encoding conserved hypothetical protein (Evidence 4 : Unknown function but conserved in other organisms), with product MLSKERNRFEKDGWILQAVEDFDLLSDFDCDEEDLNDFFQNDCSHQQKELLNVTFALIEATQEYFFPVALISLSNDAIRKEKIPLFIKFGEKKDYPSYPAVKIARFGVRKDFQRSHIGRHVMNMVKEMFITNNRTGCRFLTLDAYNEDGPLSFYQNNDFQFFNDKDKCKKNRAMFFDLKRLVL
- the asd gene encoding aspartate-semialdehyde dehydrogenase, NAD(P)-binding (Evidence 2a : Function from experimental evidences in other organisms; PubMedId : 10369777, 1350921, 6143662, 9298646; Product type e : enzyme), with translation MLRIGFAGWRGMVGSVLMGRMIEEKDFSGFEPVFFTTSNVGGQGPDVGLDIPPLQDAYDVERLKNLDIIVTCQGGDYTKKVYPQVRAAGFKGYWIDAASALRLEKDSIIVLDPVNRAVIDKGLDEGIKTYVGGNCTVSLMLMALGGLFALGEVDWISSMTYQAASGAGAKHMQELIAQMADLVDAGRPYLKDTAATAIDLDRAVTKKLRDAAFPTENFGAPLAASLIPWIDSPMESGQTREEWKGYVETNKILGASPPIPIDGLCVRVGAMRCHSQGLTIKLKREIPLDEISGMIAAANAWVEVVPNEKPASLAKLTPAAVSGTLKVPVGRIRKMLLGPRFLAAFTVGDQLLWGAAEPIRRILKIIIDRSAR
- a CDS encoding conserved hypothetical protein (Evidence 4 : Unknown function but conserved in other organisms), with translation MKTLTIIVCLKTVSDPEGPVSAFEVQPEEKRVLAKGIPPVINPYDENALELALRLKDRWGGRIVAINASGKAAAAVLKKALAVGVDDLILVEDPAFDDLTSEAAARVLCAAVEKVGEYDLILTGRQSADWDSAQTGLLLAEMLAIPAINLVKGAEILEGRVEAEKLRRIGFETVRASLPALLTVSSEAGELRMPSIKAVLEARKKPLTKWTVQDLVLDVSALRTRNIVSLSAPPSTARQCAFIEGGSGEEKGENLALRLRQDGLI
- a CDS encoding Cysteine desulfurase family protein (fragment); protein product: MRESIIYLDNAATTFPKPRAVLEQMLETYSRMGVSPGRGSYDLAVEAEALVQETRRKVAALFSAPDPDHVIFAQNATDALNLALQGIVRPGDHVLSTRLEHNSVLRPLYHLRQRGWIEYDLVPFDAEGFVDPDAIALGIKSNTRFERSFR
- a CDS encoding putative FAD/FMN-containing dehydrogenase (Evidence 3 : Putative function from multiple computational evidences); the encoded protein is MALTDIEYMALEDCVGPENITREPAILDTYNQCWGHKAVFDQKFSTRPAAVVLPGSAEECQAVIKVCNRYHIRFKPFSSGFEIISLALENEKSILLDLKRMDRIIEIDVKNMHAVVEPYVNIYRLQREAINYGLTVGSIGAGPSAGVIAGSCCHFGAGTTMVSTGGLGRNVLGVEWILPTGEIFLTGSAETGAGWFSADGPGPSMRGILRGRSGANGGHGIISKVSVKLYPWHGSPDLKFEAAPGLPPSAKCLTQVPEMYKTFVILFQSQDQMFEALSRIGRAELASALMGALMFPYGEGNDEQWLAIQEMREAGMNFTEVASKGVALVIGAETKRGLEYREKCLLKIAEEMGGYPLPLPPSEQARFFSAATWHFGFVTAAFRRTGDFFVSPTGDGSPDMMLNLRKEAERLLQPYMDKGLLQQLGTAEMFLIPSEHSSVGFHEENVSFYDPWDDDSLQALREVAQASEDPNGDFRRFGVPHLGGGLQVEFKSHVHQNWGPIYDHYDVWLRKIRDMLDPNDVGDWSGYIPAIFP
- a CDS encoding putative Electron transfer flavoprotein subunit alpha (Evidence 3 : Putative function from multiple computational evidences) — protein: MGQDRILVLMEHENGGLAPISLKLLTVGKALAEGCSGVLCGCVMGRAPGDVSEETALYVDEVYTLDDANLSSYQADLYASALETLVKSVKPSVLLMNHSYENVELGPKVAHRFNSEFVPDCAEVEWGEEGRLLCTKPVYGGRAIAVIGVHGVPGVATMRCMTQEPLPRQGAEGRIILFDVALDSSLARSETLSVVEGESVNLGGAEVIVSGGRGIGSVEGIEQLQKLIHLLHKRFGAVELGASRPLVDNGLLPHARQVGQTGERVSPQIYFAIGISGSTQHLSGMIGSRKIVAINQSDEAPIFGVSDYGVVGRYEEVLPGFMRKLEEMV
- a CDS encoding Antitoxin HigA (fragment) — translated: MTQEELAVRLKTQKTAISRIENHAEDIKLSTLERVAKALGKRLEVNIA
- a CDS encoding hypothetical protein (Evidence 5 : Unknown function) produces the protein MVLLLFVLLLYLLIPKCLLGDLLADGL
- a CDS encoding Sulfur relay protein, TusE/DsrC/DsvC family (fragment), which produces MAKAEEPRPLSGHPNRKVRTIAGAQIVFDGQGFLRNPEDWSEEVARLLAAESGLKELGKIHWQVIRFMRAYYFQHGRAPMNRDLKAGVKMTLMDLEALFPGGIRGGARRVAGLPNPKTCAG
- a CDS encoding Aerobic-type carbon monoxide dehydrogenase, large subunit CoxL/CutL-like protein; the protein is MKKIALKVNGRRYQFIVDSERVLLDLLREDLHLIGAKQGCDRKGQCGACTVIVDGKAVRSCVSKVADLDGAEVWTVEGLGTPDNPHLIQEAFVLAGAIQCGYCTPGMIMATKALLEGSPDPNEGEIKKAFARNLCRCTGYKKIIEAVKLAGRFIRGEISPDEVRPDPRSGTIGVSHPRPSAMLKACGLAEFSADIQMQGALEIAVVRSSEHHARIQSIDTSQAEQMPGVVGVMTAKHIKGSNRIKLIFDDQPVLCSDKVRCLGDPIAVVVAESKAQAEAAAQAVKVGYDPLPVMMTPAEALADGALQIHDEYPNLCWAQPQIKGDAQKALAEAAAVVEADFSTQMNHQAPLEPEACVAYLEGEGEDALLVVIGRSIMIHSHMAMLQGALGWENIRYEEAYCGGQFGIKVAITSEAIAGAAALHFRRPVRYIPSLHESMLLTSKRHPFDMKVKLAADKDGKLTAFVNDFTINNGAYQILGIVVGLRALQMLSGSYNIPNVEAMARLVYTNDAAGGAARGAGPPQVAFALESAMDMLAKKLGLDPFEFRLKNILVPGQSVSTGAIVEEWPFQGLWEDLRPHYERARKEAAAFKNGPIRRGVGLACHSFGIAEPGDAAMVAVERDPDDGITIYAAAADPGEGNDSMLTQIAAHLLNLPFEKVRLCTRSTEHTTETGPAAGSRITYMVGGALLNAIEQMKAAMAEAGASGYEGLQKAGKPTRFIGKKSVAEGPLDPQTGLGSTFESQVHNIQMAELEVNTDTGEVKVIKMTTAVDPGVVIHPKNLEGQLEGGMDQGVGFALREIYVHGETKDWVTFKFPTMKTAFDMEVITPRETPRKNGPLGATGIGEMTMVSTAPAVTNAIEDACGVRIYDLPATPEKIKAALLKGK
- a CDS encoding hypothetical protein (Evidence 5 : Unknown function), with amino-acid sequence MSTKNPYVLYQGLEVQMVAIFRLQRAFAEWLQRCVHITAEANCRSSSS